The Syngnathus scovelli strain Florida chromosome 18, RoL_Ssco_1.2, whole genome shotgun sequence genome contains a region encoding:
- the LOC125985953 gene encoding uncharacterized protein → MKKIVNDEPHLCLFAIKNIEMGTEINYNYGDSKWPWREKVTGSQAPVDGALPEPARTWQDSGPDDNIKQDASQQVTGSQAPVDGALPEPARTWQDSDPDDNIKQDASQQVTGSQAPVDGALPEPARTWQDSDPDDNIKQDASQQVTGSQAPVDGALPEPARTWQDSDPDDNIKQDASQQVTGSQAPVDGALPEPARTWQDSDPDDNIKQDASQQVTGSQAPVDGALPEPARTWQDSDPDDNIKQDASQQVTGSQAPVDGALPEPARTWQDSDPDDNIKQDASQQVTGSQAPVDGALPEPARTWQESDPDNNIKQDASQQVTFS, encoded by the exons atgaaaaaaatagtaaatgacgagccccatttgtgcctttttgccatcaaaaacatagaaatgggaactgaaatcaattacaactatggtgattctaaatggccatggcgtgaaaaa gtgacaggctctcaggctcctgttgacggtgcgctgcctgaaccagccagaacttggcaggactctggccctgatgataacatcaaacaagatgccagccaacag gtgacaggctctcaggctcctgttgacggtgctctgcctgaaccagccagaacttggcaggactctgaccctgatgataacatcaaacaagatgccagccaacag gtgacaggctctcaggctcctgttgacggtgcgctgcctgaaccagccagaacttggcaggactctgaccctgatgataacatcaaacaagatgccagccaacag gtgacaggctctcaggctcctgttgacggtgcgctgcctgaaccagccagaacttggcaggactctgaccctgatgataacatcaaacaagatgccagccaacag gtgacaggctctcaggctcctgttgacggtgcgctgcctgaaccagccagaacttggcaggactctgaccctgatgataacatcaaacaagatgccagccaacag gtgacaggctctcaggctcctgttgacggtgcgctgcctgaaccagccagaacttggcaggactctgaccctgatgataacatcaaacaagatgccagccaacag gtgacaggctctcaggctcctgttgacggtgctctgcctgaaccagccagaacttggcaggactctgaccctgatgataacatcaaacaagatgccagccaacag gtgacaggctctcaggctcccgttgatggtgcgctgcctgaaccagccagaacttggcaggagtctgaccctgataataacatcaaacaagatgccagccaacaggtaacattcagttag